The following are from one region of the Cyanobium gracile PCC 6307 genome:
- the ftsH gene encoding ATP-dependent zinc metalloprotease FtsH, whose product MNQRWRVLALWLLPVAVALFLGWQLLSSGGRLAPAGSGGDTTAPRNAAVARMSYGRFLDYVEAGRVTAVDIFDGGRTAVIEAVDPDLDNRVQRLRVDLPGVAPELINKLKDQGISFDVHPPKSTPPALGLLGNLLFPLLLIGSLIFLARRSSGMPGGPGQAMQFGKSKARFAMEAETGVKFDDVAGVEEAKQDLQEVVTFLKTPERFTSVGAKIPRGVLLVGPPGTGKTLLAKAIAGEAGVPFFSLSGSEFVEMFVGVGASRVRDLFKRAKENSPCLIFIDEIDAVGRQRGAGIGGGNDEREQTLNQLLTEMDGFEGNSGIIIIAATNRPDVLDSALMRPGRFDRQVQVDAPDIKGRLSILKVHSRNKKLADDVSLEMIARRTPGFTGADLANLLNEAAILTARRRKEATGLAEIDDAVDRIIAGMEGKPLTDGRSKRLIAYHEVGHALVGTLVKQHDPVQKVTLIPRGQAQGLTWFAPDEEQMLVSRAQLRARIMGALGGRAAEDVVFGHSEVTTGAGGDIQQVASMARQMVTRFGMSDLGPMSLEAGNQEVFLGRDLMTRSDVSDAIAHKIDEAVRQIVQSCYADTVKLVADHRACMDRLVELLIEKESLDGDEFRLIVSEFASIPDKDRFSPLLTAADLATAPAQGAAVAEIREAP is encoded by the coding sequence ATGAATCAGCGCTGGCGTGTCCTTGCCCTGTGGCTGTTGCCGGTCGCCGTGGCCCTCTTCCTGGGCTGGCAGCTGCTGAGTTCCGGAGGGCGCCTGGCCCCCGCCGGCAGTGGTGGCGACACCACCGCCCCCCGCAATGCGGCGGTGGCCCGGATGAGCTACGGCCGTTTCCTGGATTACGTGGAGGCCGGGCGTGTCACCGCCGTTGACATCTTCGACGGGGGTCGCACCGCCGTCATTGAGGCGGTGGACCCTGACCTCGACAACCGCGTCCAGCGCCTGCGCGTCGATCTGCCCGGCGTGGCTCCCGAGCTGATCAACAAACTCAAGGATCAGGGCATCAGCTTCGATGTTCATCCCCCCAAGTCCACCCCGCCGGCCCTGGGCCTCCTGGGCAACCTTCTCTTCCCACTGCTGCTGATCGGCTCGCTGATCTTCCTGGCCCGGCGCTCCTCCGGCATGCCGGGTGGGCCCGGCCAGGCCATGCAGTTCGGCAAGTCCAAGGCCCGTTTCGCCATGGAGGCCGAAACCGGCGTCAAGTTCGACGACGTGGCCGGGGTGGAAGAGGCCAAGCAGGACCTTCAGGAGGTGGTCACCTTCCTCAAGACACCCGAGCGCTTCACCTCTGTGGGAGCCAAAATCCCCCGCGGCGTGCTGCTGGTGGGCCCTCCCGGCACCGGCAAGACCCTTCTCGCCAAGGCGATCGCCGGCGAGGCAGGGGTGCCCTTCTTCTCTCTCTCCGGTTCGGAGTTCGTGGAGATGTTCGTCGGCGTTGGCGCCAGCCGGGTCCGCGACCTGTTCAAACGGGCCAAGGAAAACAGCCCCTGCCTGATCTTCATTGATGAGATCGACGCCGTCGGCCGCCAGCGCGGCGCCGGCATCGGCGGCGGCAACGATGAGCGGGAGCAGACCCTCAACCAGCTCCTTACCGAGATGGATGGCTTCGAGGGCAACAGCGGCATCATCATCATCGCCGCCACCAACCGACCCGACGTCCTGGATTCGGCCCTGATGCGGCCAGGCCGCTTCGATCGCCAGGTGCAGGTGGATGCGCCCGACATCAAGGGACGGCTCTCGATCCTCAAGGTGCACAGCCGCAACAAGAAGCTGGCCGACGACGTCTCCCTGGAGATGATCGCCCGCCGCACCCCCGGCTTCACCGGCGCCGACCTGGCCAACCTGCTGAATGAAGCGGCGATTCTCACCGCCCGCCGGCGCAAGGAGGCCACCGGTCTGGCGGAGATCGACGATGCCGTCGACCGGATCATCGCCGGCATGGAGGGCAAGCCCCTCACCGATGGCCGCAGCAAGCGTCTGATCGCTTACCACGAAGTGGGCCATGCCCTGGTGGGCACCCTGGTGAAGCAGCACGACCCTGTTCAGAAAGTCACCCTGATCCCCCGGGGCCAGGCCCAGGGCCTCACCTGGTTCGCCCCCGATGAGGAGCAGATGCTCGTCAGCCGTGCCCAGCTGCGGGCCCGGATCATGGGGGCCCTCGGGGGTCGTGCCGCCGAGGACGTGGTGTTCGGCCATTCGGAGGTGACCACCGGGGCCGGGGGTGACATCCAGCAGGTGGCCTCGATGGCCCGACAGATGGTGACCCGCTTCGGCATGAGCGATCTGGGTCCGATGTCCCTGGAGGCCGGCAACCAGGAGGTGTTCCTGGGCCGCGACCTGATGACCCGCAGCGATGTCTCCGATGCCATCGCCCACAAGATCGATGAGGCCGTCCGCCAGATCGTCCAGAGCTGCTACGCCGACACCGTCAAGCTCGTGGCTGACCACCGGGCCTGCATGGACCGGCTGGTGGAGCTGCTGATCGAGAAGGAGAGCCTCGATGGTGACGAGTTCCGTCTGATCGTCTCCGAGTTCGCTTCGATACCCGACAAGGATCGCTTCTCCCCCCTGCTCACCGCCGCAGACCTGGCCACCGCCCCCGCTCAGGGCGCCGCCGTGGCCGAGATCAGGGAAGCTCCCTGA
- the clpP gene encoding ATP-dependent Clp endopeptidase proteolytic subunit ClpP, whose product MIPIVIEESGRGERAFDIYSRLLRERIIFLGEPVTAESANRVVAQLLFLEAEDPEKDIFLYVNSPGGSVYDGLGIFDTMQHIKPDVQTVCVGLAASMGAFLLCAGAKGKRSSLSHSRIMIHQPLGGARGQASDIRIQADEILYLKDKLNRELASRTGQDLERIQIDTDRDFFMSPAEAMAYGLIDKVIEKRPVRPV is encoded by the coding sequence ATGATCCCGATCGTCATCGAGGAGTCGGGTCGCGGTGAAAGAGCCTTCGACATCTATTCCCGCCTGCTGCGCGAGAGGATCATCTTCCTCGGCGAACCGGTAACGGCGGAGTCTGCCAACCGCGTGGTGGCCCAGCTGCTGTTTCTGGAGGCCGAAGATCCTGAAAAGGATATCTTCCTCTATGTCAATTCCCCCGGCGGTTCTGTTTACGACGGACTCGGCATCTTTGACACGATGCAGCACATTAAACCCGATGTGCAGACCGTCTGCGTGGGCCTGGCGGCCAGCATGGGTGCCTTCCTGCTCTGCGCCGGCGCTAAGGGCAAGCGCAGCAGCCTCAGCCATTCCCGAATCATGATCCACCAGCCCCTCGGCGGGGCCCGGGGCCAGGCCAGCGACATCCGCATCCAGGCCGACGAGATTCTCTATCTGAAGGACAAGCTCAACCGCGAACTGGCGAGCCGGACCGGGCAGGATCTGGAGCGCATCCAGATCGACACCGACCGGGATTTCTTCATGTCCCCGGCCGAAGCGATGGCCTACGGCCTGATCGACAAGGTGATCGAGAAGCGGCCTGTTCGCCCCGTCTGA
- the psb29 gene encoding photosystem II biogenesis protein Psp29, which produces MSAALTVADSKRAFHGAFPHVISPLYRRMVDELLVELHLLSRQKGFQIDALFAVGLIQVFDGFARGYRPEAQKGPLFQALCASSGFDGPDLRRQCQEALAAMGRHSQAEVRQWIESQGAGAPAPVATALAGIRRPDFHYSRLMAVGLLALLEQALADDAMEPQALRQLAHEIGESMGLLRDRLDKDLALYASNLEKMSMAVELMEETVAAERRRRERQAVSGSPEGVPSAS; this is translated from the coding sequence GTGAGCGCTGCTCTCACCGTCGCCGACAGCAAGCGCGCCTTCCACGGCGCCTTCCCCCATGTCATCAGTCCCCTCTACCGGCGCATGGTCGACGAACTGCTGGTGGAGCTCCACCTGCTGAGCCGTCAGAAGGGCTTCCAGATTGATGCCCTGTTCGCCGTCGGACTCATCCAGGTGTTCGATGGCTTTGCCCGGGGCTACCGCCCCGAGGCCCAGAAGGGCCCCCTTTTCCAGGCCCTGTGCGCCTCCTCCGGCTTCGATGGCCCCGACCTGCGCCGCCAGTGCCAGGAAGCGCTGGCCGCCATGGGACGCCACAGCCAGGCCGAGGTGCGCCAGTGGATCGAAAGCCAGGGGGCGGGGGCCCCGGCGCCGGTGGCCACCGCCCTGGCCGGCATCCGCCGGCCCGACTTCCACTACTCGCGTCTGATGGCCGTCGGCCTGCTGGCCCTGCTGGAGCAGGCCCTGGCCGACGACGCCATGGAACCCCAGGCCCTGCGCCAGCTGGCCCATGAGATCGGCGAGTCGATGGGCCTGCTGCGCGACCGTCTCGATAAGGACCTCGCCCTCTACGCCAGCAACCTGGAGAAGATGTCCATGGCCGTCGAGCTCATGGAGGAAACGGTGGCCGCCGAGCGGCGGCGGCGCGAGCGCCAAGCCGTCAGCGGCTCACCTGAAGGCGTCCCTTCAGCCAGCTGA